Part of the Intestinibacillus sp. Marseille-P6563 genome is shown below.
GCAGCATACCTTCGATGACGAACGGCCAGCGAATGAACCAGTTGGTCGCGCCGACCATCTTCTCGATGGCGATCTCCTCGCGGCGGGCAAGCATGGCGAGTTTGACTGTGTTGGAAATAATAAAGATCGAAATGGCGCCCAAGGCTGCGACCAAGGTCACCGATACGATCCGGAATACACGCTGGGCTCTGACCAGCATGTCCATCGTATCCTCGTTGACAACGACCTTGGCAACACCGGCGACCTTCTTGAGTTCCTCTTCGGTCTGGTCTGCCTTGGCAAGGTCATCGAGCGTGATGCGGTAACCATCGCGCATAAAATTGTTGTCGGCGTTATAGCCGTCCAAAATATCATCGTCCTCGCCAAGCTGATCGCGCAGATCTTCCAAAGAAGCTTCCTTGGACTGAAACTCCACGGTCTTGACGTTGTCGATCTTCAGCAGGTCTTGCTCCAAAGCACGTGCCTCGCTGGAGGTGAAGTTCTCATCTATGTACAGCATGATTTCGCTATCTGCCTGCAAATTTTCGATATTTAGGTCGATGTTGTAGGAAATCAATGCCATACTGCCGGTAATCAGCAGGCAGGCCAGGATGATGCTCACGGCCGCAAAGCTCATAAATCCATTGAGGAAAATGTTATGAATGCCTTCCGACCAAAAATAACTAAGACCGGTCTTGCTG
Proteins encoded:
- the ftsX gene encoding permease-like cell division protein FtsX — protein: MSNKTKKTKRRNSKTGLSYFWSEGIHNIFLNGFMSFAAVSIILACLLITGSMALISYNIDLNIENLQADSEIMLYIDENFTSSEARALEQDLLKIDNVKTVEFQSKEASLEDLRDQLGEDDDILDGYNADNNFMRDGYRITLDDLAKADQTEEELKKVAGVAKVVVNEDTMDMLVRAQRVFRIVSVTLVAALGAISIFIISNTVKLAMLARREEIAIEKMVGATNWFIRWPFVIEGMLLGLVAGGLASLAEWGVYEKLLKTVTGAIPAFTMAEFHEFGWMLVAIFLGSGVIIGVGGSILSMRRFLDV